CCGGTTCGACGACAAATTCCCTCTTGAGATCCGCGATGACTATATCCGCGTCGGAGCCGACCGCCAACGTGCCCTTGTTGATACCAAGAATCCGCGCCGGATTTAATGCCATCTTTGCCACGAGGTGCTTCATGGTGAGGATGTCCTCTTCCACGAGCCTCAGACTCAACGAAAAAGCCGTCTCAAGACCTGAAATCCCTGAAGGTGCCTTGTCGAATTCCTGGAGCTTTTCGTCCCTGTGGTGCGGCGCGTGGTCCGTAGCTATGATATCTATGGTACCGTCATGCAACCCGTTCTTTATCGCATCAATATCTGCCTCTGTCCGCAGGGGTGGGTTCACTTTTGCGTCTGTGCGGTATCCCTCGACAGCGCTTTCGGTGAGACTGAAGTAGTGAGGACACGTCTCGGCTGTCACCTTCACGCCCCTTGCCTTTGCAGCCCTGATGAGTTCGACGGAACCCTTCGAGGAAACATGTGCGATATGGAGCCTGCCCCCGGTAAGTCCTGCAAGGATGAGGTCCCGCGCGATCATCACCTCTTCAGCGGCAGCCGGTATGCCCTTCAGTCCGAGCATCGACGATAGGGCGCCCTCGTTCATCACCCCGCCGTCTGACAGGGTCAGATCCTCGCTGTGATTGATGACCGGCACGTCAAAGACCTTCGTGTATTCGAGCGCCCTCCTCATGATGAGGCTGTTCATGACTGGACGACCGTCATCGGAGAAGGCCACACACCCGGCATCTCTCATCATTCCGATCTCTGCAAGCTCTTCGCCCTTCTGCCCTTTCGTTATCGCACCGATAGGATAGACATAACAGACCCCTTCCGCATGGGTCTTGCGGAGGATGAACTCGGTAACCGTCTCGTTATCGTTGACCGGATTCGTATTGGGCATGCAGCATACCGAGGTGAATCCGCCCATCACGGCAGCCATGGTTCCGGTCCTTATCGTCTCCTTATATTCAAACCCCGGCTCCCGCAAATGGGTATGCATGTCGACAAGGCCTGGCGAAACAACCATCCCCTCCGCATCGATGATCCGAACGCCCTCAGGCGACGAAGGGGCGTCCGCCGCCTTTGTCTTCGCCTGCTTCCTCTCCCCGGAAGTTCGCCCTCTCATCTCGATCCTGAGGATCTTTCCGCTCTCGATGACGAGATCGCCGATGCCGTCGACCTCCCCTGCAGGATCGACGATGTGGCCGTTCTGTATGATTATCTTCATCTCAGCCAGTTCATCCTTTCGCCCCGGCAAGAAGGTACATAGCCGCCATTCTCACCGCTATGCCGTTCGTAACCTGATCGAGGATCACAGACTGCCGTGAGTCCGCGACATCGGATGTGATCTCGACTCCCCGGTTCAGGGGACCGGGATGCATCACGAGAGCATCCTTCCTCGCCCGATTCAGCCTTCGCCTGTCGAGTCCCCAGTATCGTGAGTATTCCTGCGTTGACGGGAAAAAGCCCTTCCCCTGTCGTTCCATCTGGATTCTCAGCATCATCACGACATCGACATCCTTTAGGCCCTCGTCGATGTCATAAAAGATCCGTATGCCGCCGGGGACGACCGTCGGCAGAAGCGATGGCGGCCCGATGAACCGTAGCTTCGCACCGAGTCTTGAAAGGGAATAGACATTCGATTTGGCGACGCGGCTGTGGAGGATGTCGCCGACGATCGCAACCTCAAGGCCGTCGAACCCGCCCTTCTTTTCCCGAATCGTAAAGGCGTCAAGGAGAGCCTGAGTCGGGTGCTCGTGCACGCCGTCGCCCGCGTTGATGACGGAGGCATTCACATTCTCCGCGACAAAATGGGGCGCCCCGCTTGAGGAGTGACGCATAACGACGTAATCCACGCCATAGGATTCGATCGTTTTCACCGTGTCATAGAGGCTCTCACCCTTCACGACACTGCTCGTCGGAACGGAAAAGTTCAAGACGTCCGTGCTGAGCCTCTTTTCGGCCAGCTCAAATGAGGTCTTCGTCCTCGTGGACGGCTCAAAGAAGAGATTCACGACCGTCTTGCCGCGCAGCGCAGGGACCTTCTTGATGTCCCTGCCGAGAACGTCCTTGAACCCGGAAGCGGTATCGAGGATGAGGGTTATCTCATCGGCGCTCAGGTCCTTCGTGCCGAGCAGATCCTTCGATTTCAGCCTGCGAACCATGACCTCAATACCCCGGGGACCGGACGATGGTCACCCTGTCCTCCAGTCCCTCTTCTTCCAGTTCCACCTTTACCTCTTCATCGACGGCTGTCGGGATATTCTTTCCGACATAATCGGCCTTGATCGGCAACTCACGGTGCCCCCTGTCTATCAGCACCGCGAGCTGGATTGCAGAGGGCCGCCCGATATCCATGAGCGCATCCATTGCGGCCCTTATGGAGCGGCCGGTGAAGAGCACATCATCAACGAGGATGACCTTCTTCCCCGTTATGTCCAGGGGGATATCGGTCTTTCTGAGGACTGTATGCTCTTTTCTGATGCTGAGGTCGTCCCGGTAGAAAGATATGTCGAGGGCGCCGACAGGGATGTCCTCACGTTCGATGCCCTTTATGCCTGCGCAGAGCCGGGCCGCGAGGTGCACCCCTCCCCGCTGAATGCCGACAAGGCAAAGGCCCTCGGTGCCCTTGTTCTTTTCTATGATCTCGTGGGCCATTCTTGCTATGGCCCGGTCGATCTCTTTCTTATTGAGGAGTTCGCGCGCCATGCCTTCAGACATAAAAAAAACCCTCCCCGCGAATCACGAGGAAGGTCTTTGTTTGATTGAGCATCCCGCAGCTCACGCTGCCTCCTTTGCCTTTTAGCCTCACGGGGCTATCTTAAAGGCTTGCCGTTACCGTTTTCTTCTCAGTATTCCGGCAACGCTAAGAGTCTATTATAAAGGATGGTCCCGTGTCAAGATCACTGCGCAGGTCAATGGTTCTGTCACTCCGAATATCAGTGCATATGCTCGCCGACAGGGTGCGGCGCAGAATGCGTTTTCTCTCCATGATGTTCCATGTGGGCGGCATGGCGCGCGGGCACCTCGTGTCGGAGCAAGGCTGCACAGAGCAAGACAAGTATGATGAGGAACGCCTCGACCTTAACGCTCAACATGAACCGTGAG
The sequence above is a segment of the Thermodesulfovibrionales bacterium genome. Coding sequences within it:
- a CDS encoding dihydroorotase; translation: MKIIIQNGHIVDPAGEVDGIGDLVIESGKILRIEMRGRTSGERKQAKTKAADAPSSPEGVRIIDAEGMVVSPGLVDMHTHLREPGFEYKETIRTGTMAAVMGGFTSVCCMPNTNPVNDNETVTEFILRKTHAEGVCYVYPIGAITKGQKGEELAEIGMMRDAGCVAFSDDGRPVMNSLIMRRALEYTKVFDVPVINHSEDLTLSDGGVMNEGALSSMLGLKGIPAAAEEVMIARDLILAGLTGGRLHIAHVSSKGSVELIRAAKARGVKVTAETCPHYFSLTESAVEGYRTDAKVNPPLRTEADIDAIKNGLHDGTIDIIATDHAPHHRDEKLQEFDKAPSGISGLETAFSLSLRLVEEDILTMKHLVAKMALNPARILGINKGTLAVGSDADIVIADLKREFVVEPGKFASQGKNTPFSGLVLKGRPVITVCKGKIHEIL
- a CDS encoding aspartate carbamoyltransferase catalytic subunit, whose translation is MVRRLKSKDLLGTKDLSADEITLILDTASGFKDVLGRDIKKVPALRGKTVVNLFFEPSTRTKTSFELAEKRLSTDVLNFSVPTSSVVKGESLYDTVKTIESYGVDYVVMRHSSSGAPHFVAENVNASVINAGDGVHEHPTQALLDAFTIREKKGGFDGLEVAIVGDILHSRVAKSNVYSLSRLGAKLRFIGPPSLLPTVVPGGIRIFYDIDEGLKDVDVVMMLRIQMERQGKGFFPSTQEYSRYWGLDRRRLNRARKDALVMHPGPLNRGVEITSDVADSRQSVILDQVTNGIAVRMAAMYLLAGAKG
- the pyrR gene encoding bifunctional pyr operon transcriptional regulator/uracil phosphoribosyltransferase PyrR, translating into MSEGMARELLNKKEIDRAIARMAHEIIEKNKGTEGLCLVGIQRGGVHLAARLCAGIKGIEREDIPVGALDISFYRDDLSIRKEHTVLRKTDIPLDITGKKVILVDDVLFTGRSIRAAMDALMDIGRPSAIQLAVLIDRGHRELPIKADYVGKNIPTAVDEEVKVELEEEGLEDRVTIVRSPGY